The following proteins come from a genomic window of Notamacropus eugenii isolate mMacEug1 chromosome X, mMacEug1.pri_v2, whole genome shotgun sequence:
- the LOC140515617 gene encoding uncharacterized protein: MSYRRDPSYEWRISLSVSTSMSPQRSEKSTASRRGSSTSKEKSKYSGVKSQSRSKSKSRSQSSPPRPYRVLSLSSTSSFLGNRFFRGCHPDSRFRLRSRSRTHSRTRTATRIRTCTRTRSHSRPRPRHPPRPRTHRRSRSRSYGRNYQDYRDYGGHRNHSYTPPAPCRYRVGNRYRPEPNCCLGVFGLSLCTTERELREIFDRYGRVSEVTVIYDQLARRSRGFAFVYFQNVEDAIEAKEGADGVELHGHRIRVDFSITRRPHPRTPGIYMGRPTCRHIDCYDYRDWNYYVRLYGRRGARAAVESRGGWRNDEDRDRVYRRRSSSPRYRQRTYYRSRSRSPLGSRSRPCSRRF, translated from the coding sequence ATGAGCTACAGAAGAGATCCAAGCTACGAGTGGCGGATATCCCTTTCTGTCTCCACAAGTATGAGTCCTCAGAGATCTGAGAAATCTACCGCTTCTAGGCGTGGAAGTTCTACTTCCAAGGAAAAGTCTAAATATTCTGGAGTGAAGTCACAGTCCAGATCTAAATCAAAATCCAGATCCCAAAGTAGCCCTCCAAGACCTTACAGGGTTTTGAGCTTAAGCTCTACTTCCTCCTTCTTAGGCAACCGCTTCTTCCGTGGCTGCCACCCTGACTCTCGTTTTCGATTGCGCTCCCGCTCCCGCACCCACTCTCGCACCCGCACCGCCACCCGTATCCGCACCTGCACCCGCACCCGCTCTCACTCTCGCCCTCGCCCTCGCCACCCACCTCGCCCCAGGACTCACCGACGATCCAGGAGCAGGTCTTACGGTCGTAATTATCAAGATTATCGTGATTATGGAGGACACCGTAACCACAGTTATACTCCTCCGGCTCCCTGCAGATATCGTGTGGGGAACAGATACCGTCCTGAACCAAACTGTTGTCTCGGTGTATTTGGTTTGAGCCTGTGTACTACAGAAAGGGAGCTAAGAGAGATATTCGACCGATATGGCCGCGTTTCTGAAGTGACAGTTATTTATGACCAATTGGCTAGGCGCTCCAGAGGGTTTGCTTTTGTGTATTTTCAAAATGTGGAAGATGCCATAGAAGCTAAAGAGGGTGCTGATGGGGTGGAGCTTCATGGGCATAGGATCAGAGTGGATTTTTCTATAACCAGAAGACCCCACCCTCGCACTCCTGGAATCTATATGGGAAGACCCACCTGCAGACATATTGATTGCTATGACTATAGGGACTGGAACTATTACGTTCGGTTGTATGGAAGAAGGGGTGCAAGAGCAGCAGTAGAAAGCAGAGGAGGATGGAGAAATGATGAAGATAGGGATCGTGTTTATAGAAGACGATCATCATCTCCACGTTACCGCCAAAGAACATACTACCGATCCCGATCCCGATCCCCATTGGGTTCAAGATCTCGACCCTGTTCTCGCCGCTTTTAA